In Pseudomonas leptonychotis, the genomic stretch CACCGTCAATTTCATACGGCAGCGGTTTAACCACTACGGCCGCATCGGCCATACCGATCATCCCAGCACATAACAGGGGCAATAGAGTTTTCGTAGACATGGCGATTTCCTGATGGGGTTGAGCAGAACAACAACCATAGTCCGCAGTGTCCGGATGACCAAGCGCAGCAGCAGACAGCACACAGGGCAAAGGTTTCAGCCTGTTTCGCAGTTACGCTTGTTCAGCCCAGCGCTCTTTGATTTCCAGAATCGCCGGCAATTGCTGAATAAACAGCTCGACCAGTTGCGGATCGAAATGCCGACCGCTTTCCTTCTGTAACAGCGCCACGGCATCCTCCACCGACCAAGCCGCCTTATAGGGCCGCACACTGGTCAGCGCATCAAACACATCGGCAATCGCCACGATGCGACCTTCTAGAGGAATATCTTCACCAGTTAACCCATTAGGGTAACCACTGCCATCCCACTTCTCATGGTGCGTCAAGGCAATTCGCTGAGCGGTGCGCAACAAGCCTGAAGGGTGTTCGCCGATAATCTGCGCGCCGATTTCAACATGCTGACGCATCACCGCCCATTCCTGCTCATCGAGCTTGCCGGGCTTGCGCAGTACCGCATCGGGGATGCCAATTTTACCGACATCATGCATCGGTGCTGCGTTAAGCAATTCTTCGGCCGCCGCTTCGCTATAACCCGCCGCCAAGGCCAAAACCTTAGAGAAGTGGCTCATGCGGATGACATGCAGCCCAGTCTCGTTGTCCTTGTACTCAGCAGCCATGCCCAGACGTTGGACGATCTGCAAACGGGTCAGGCGCAGTTCATCCATACGTACCAGTGACAGGTGCGTGCGCACCCGCGCCCGAACAATCGGCGGACTGATGGGCTTGGTGATGTAATCAACCGCTCCGACTGCAAAGCCGCGAGTTTCATCTTCAACATCTGCCAATGCCGTGACAAAGATCACCGGAATGGCCTCTAGTTCAGGCTGAGTCTTGAGTGCTTGGCAGACCTCATAACCGGTCATACCCGGCATCATCACATCCAACAAAATCAGGTTAGGACGTTCACGTTCGACCATTTCCAGGGCCTTGGCTCCGTCCTTGGCAAATAGCAGGCGGTAGTCATCCTGCAGGATATGCCTGAGCACTTGCAGGTTGGTCGCTTCGTCATCAACCAACAGGAGCAGTGGACGAGAATCGGCTGGCGTTATCATGGTGTCTGGGCTTCCTCGTCTTGCAACTGGTTCGCC encodes the following:
- a CDS encoding response regulator; translated protein: MITPADSRPLLLLVDDEATNLQVLRHILQDDYRLLFAKDGAKALEMVERERPNLILLDVMMPGMTGYEVCQALKTQPELEAIPVIFVTALADVEDETRGFAVGAVDYITKPISPPIVRARVRTHLSLVRMDELRLTRLQIVQRLGMAAEYKDNETGLHVIRMSHFSKVLALAAGYSEAAAEELLNAAPMHDVGKIGIPDAVLRKPGKLDEQEWAVMRQHVEIGAQIIGEHPSGLLRTAQRIALTHHEKWDGSGYPNGLTGEDIPLEGRIVAIADVFDALTSVRPYKAAWSVEDAVALLQKESGRHFDPQLVELFIQQLPAILEIKERWAEQA